In one window of Frigoriglobus tundricola DNA:
- a CDS encoding glycosyltransferase family 39 protein, whose amino-acid sequence MRGRLVALFVAVLGAAFANGRPHPEVDCVAAPYTAWSLARAGTFDVGRYPELSPYDQYHVLQVSAGVRVSIRPPGNALTALPFVAPLAAVRERPPSSLAMLQLGKLVGAACVAVAACLFHIVCRRVAPSAAWPATVLFAFGTCLFSVASQALWTHGPAVLWLCTALYLRTGDRPDGAARAIATGLALGLAVLARPTAAFFAAATVAALLLDRRWRASAWITLGGVLPALLLAYYNWHFFGNLTVGGYAADNWTEAPPLWVGLGGLLVAPSRGVFIYSPALILALYGAVRLYRRAEDEPVESVRALLGAWLAAAVASLIFYARWHDWRGGWCFGPRFLCEAMPVACLLFALAYEALRTHTARALACALVASSVAVHVVGVFGHGGHVAWHERHEREDQGRCLFEIEDTQLEAHARSVLRELAKKMR is encoded by the coding sequence ATGCGAGGCCGGCTGGTCGCTCTTTTCGTGGCGGTTCTCGGCGCGGCCTTCGCGAACGGCCGCCCGCACCCCGAAGTCGATTGCGTGGCCGCCCCGTACACCGCGTGGTCCCTGGCGCGGGCGGGAACGTTCGACGTCGGCCGGTACCCCGAACTCAGCCCGTACGATCAGTACCACGTACTCCAGGTGAGCGCCGGCGTCCGGGTCTCGATCCGGCCACCGGGCAACGCGCTCACCGCCCTGCCCTTCGTCGCCCCGCTCGCGGCGGTCCGCGAGCGGCCGCCGTCGTCGCTGGCCATGCTCCAGTTGGGCAAACTGGTCGGCGCGGCGTGCGTGGCGGTAGCCGCGTGTCTGTTCCACATCGTGTGTCGACGCGTGGCCCCGAGCGCGGCCTGGCCAGCGACAGTTCTGTTCGCCTTCGGCACGTGTCTGTTCAGCGTGGCCAGCCAGGCGCTCTGGACCCACGGGCCGGCGGTCCTGTGGCTCTGTACCGCGCTCTACTTGCGAACCGGCGACCGCCCCGACGGTGCCGCGCGGGCCATTGCGACGGGGTTGGCCCTCGGACTGGCGGTTCTTGCGCGGCCGACGGCGGCGTTTTTCGCGGCGGCAACGGTGGCGGCCCTGCTCCTCGACCGCCGGTGGCGTGCGTCGGCGTGGATTACCCTGGGGGGCGTGCTGCCCGCGCTGCTCCTGGCGTACTACAACTGGCACTTCTTCGGCAACTTGACGGTGGGCGGCTACGCGGCCGACAACTGGACCGAAGCGCCGCCCCTGTGGGTCGGGCTCGGCGGTCTCCTGGTCGCGCCCTCGCGCGGGGTGTTCATCTACTCGCCGGCCCTGATACTCGCCTTGTACGGCGCGGTCCGGCTGTACCGCCGTGCGGAGGACGAGCCCGTCGAATCGGTCCGGGCGCTCCTCGGGGCGTGGCTCGCGGCGGCGGTCGCGTCGCTGATCTTCTACGCCCGCTGGCACGACTGGCGCGGGGGCTGGTGCTTCGGCCCGCGGTTCCTGTGCGAGGCAATGCCGGTCGCGTGCCTGCTGTTCGCGCTGGCCTACGAGGCGCTCCGCACCCACACGGCGCGGGCGCTCGCGTGCGCCCTGGTGGCCTCCTCCGTGGCGGTCCACGTTGTCGGCGTGTTCGGCCACGGGGGACACGTCGCGTGGCACGAGCGCCACGAGCGCGAGGACCAGGGGCGGTGCCTGTTCGAAATCGAGGACACGCAGCTCGAGGCCCACGCCCGCTCCGTGCTCCGGGAACTGGCGAAAAAGATGCGCTGA
- a CDS encoding D-sedoheptulose-7-phosphate isomerase, whose protein sequence is MLGTSLNPRQFLDRVAQELARIEPNEIQRLSDLIHERYVAGRFVFVIGNGGSGSNASHFCEDMGKGTLARKFFDDDSKKRLKVLSLTDNTPYILAWGNDEGFDRVFLEQLKNLASPGDLLVAISGSGNSPNILRAVEWANAHGLTTFGCTGFSGGKLRGLAHHGLHVPLDDMGIVESIHLTAFHWVVDDTYRRISL, encoded by the coding sequence ATGCTGGGCACCTCCCTCAACCCCCGCCAGTTCCTCGACCGTGTGGCTCAAGAACTCGCCCGCATCGAGCCGAACGAAATTCAGAGGCTCTCCGATCTGATCCACGAGCGGTACGTCGCCGGCCGGTTCGTGTTCGTGATCGGCAACGGCGGGAGCGGTTCGAACGCGTCCCACTTTTGCGAGGACATGGGCAAGGGGACGCTCGCGCGGAAGTTCTTCGACGACGACTCGAAGAAGCGGTTGAAGGTGCTGAGCCTGACCGACAACACGCCGTACATCCTCGCGTGGGGCAACGACGAGGGGTTCGACCGGGTGTTTCTGGAGCAGTTAAAGAACCTCGCCTCGCCGGGCGACCTGTTGGTCGCGATCAGCGGCAGCGGGAACAGCCCGAACATCCTGCGGGCGGTGGAGTGGGCCAACGCGCACGGGCTGACCACGTTCGGCTGCACCGGCTTCTCCGGCGGCAAGCTGCGCGGGCTCGCCCACCACGGGCTCCACGTCCCGCTCGATGACATGGGGATCGTCGAATCGATCCACCTGACCGCGTTCCACTGGGTCGTGGACGACACCTACCGGCGGATCAGCCTCTGA
- the selB gene encoding selenocysteine-specific translation elongation factor, whose translation MSRDLILGTAGHIDHGKTSLVKALTGIDCDRLPEEKARGITIDIGFAHLDLGDIRLGIVDVPGHERFVKNMLAGATGIDLALLVVAADDSVMPQTREHVEILKLLGVRRGLVALTKADLVDETTREVVSLEIRELLAGSFLADAPIVPTSAHTGLGIAELKAALAELGRPTPEDPTPSPSAPSPALSAELLAGRGKGGEQDPRNSVALAESEEASREFTPLPSGTGDGGVGLLEWFRLPIDRAFVVQGHGTVVTGSVVTGSAAVGDEVEWHKGDGTFELVRVRGLNNHGKPADEVHRGQRAAVNLAGVPHEHVRRGQELARPGYLLPTKVLTVRLFASADQYRRKGEGSGPGVNPFLSLPLKHRLPVRLHVSTAEVMATVSLLDCDSLDPGQWGLAQLFLAEPVTVVWGQPFVLRDSSAEHTLGGGQVLQPTATKVRRRHIEAIEQIERLWAEVPDTQALAVAWFAGFRGFAPMDLVREAGIAPERVEPLVAKLVADGTLAELALPSNRRVLVHAERVCELETRILDVLSVLHAENPLMTTHDRQKALARLDYVGDEQLLQSITDRLVRGKKVVGDARRIARADFKPKLSANQRKLKDKVVEAHAAAGFAPPEPKEFVNQAAGNASALKDIFEVACAEGFLVKVTDEIYLAAEAEAEMRRRVRERLLTGPGATVAEIRDLLGTTRKYAVPVCEYLDRVGLTRREGDLRVLTESRSAATP comes from the coding sequence ATGTCACGCGACCTCATCCTCGGCACCGCCGGGCACATCGACCACGGCAAGACGTCGCTGGTGAAGGCGCTCACCGGCATCGACTGCGACCGGCTCCCGGAGGAGAAGGCCCGCGGCATCACCATCGACATCGGGTTCGCCCACCTGGACCTCGGCGACATCCGCCTCGGCATCGTGGACGTGCCGGGGCACGAGCGGTTCGTCAAAAACATGCTGGCCGGCGCGACCGGCATCGACCTCGCGCTGCTCGTCGTCGCGGCCGACGACTCGGTCATGCCGCAGACCCGCGAGCACGTCGAAATCCTCAAGCTCCTCGGGGTCCGCCGCGGGCTCGTCGCGCTGACCAAGGCCGACCTCGTGGACGAGACGACGCGCGAGGTCGTTTCGCTCGAGATCCGCGAACTCCTGGCGGGATCGTTCCTTGCGGACGCGCCGATCGTCCCGACTTCGGCCCACACGGGCCTCGGAATCGCGGAACTGAAGGCCGCGCTCGCCGAGCTTGGCAGACCCACCCCCGAAGACCCCACCCCCAGCCCCTCCGCTCCCTCCCCGGCCCTGTCAGCGGAGCTTCTCGCGGGCCGGGGGAAGGGAGGGGAGCAAGACCCTCGGAACTCTGTCGCATTGGCAGAGTCCGAGGAGGCTTCGCGCGAGTTCACCCCCCTCCCTTCAGGGACGGGGGACGGGGGGGTGGGCCTTCTTGAGTGGTTCCGGCTGCCGATCGACCGCGCGTTCGTCGTCCAGGGGCACGGCACGGTTGTCACCGGGTCGGTCGTCACGGGCTCGGCTGCGGTCGGTGACGAGGTGGAGTGGCACAAGGGCGACGGCACCTTTGAACTCGTGCGCGTCCGCGGTCTGAACAACCACGGGAAGCCGGCGGACGAGGTCCACCGCGGGCAGCGCGCGGCGGTGAACCTGGCGGGCGTGCCACACGAACACGTGCGCCGCGGGCAGGAACTGGCCCGGCCGGGGTACCTGCTGCCGACGAAGGTGCTGACGGTGCGCCTCTTCGCTTCGGCCGACCAGTACCGGCGCAAGGGGGAGGGTTCCGGCCCCGGGGTCAATCCGTTTCTGTCGCTCCCCCTCAAGCACCGGCTCCCGGTGCGCCTGCATGTGAGCACGGCGGAAGTGATGGCGACCGTTTCGCTCCTCGATTGCGACTCGCTCGATCCCGGCCAGTGGGGGCTGGCACAGCTCTTCCTCGCGGAGCCCGTGACGGTGGTCTGGGGCCAGCCGTTCGTGCTCCGCGATTCCTCCGCGGAACACACGCTCGGCGGCGGCCAGGTGTTGCAGCCGACGGCCACGAAAGTGCGCCGCCGGCACATCGAGGCCATTGAGCAGATCGAGCGGCTGTGGGCCGAGGTGCCGGACACGCAGGCGCTGGCGGTCGCGTGGTTCGCCGGCTTCCGCGGGTTCGCACCGATGGATCTCGTGCGCGAAGCCGGGATCGCTCCGGAGCGCGTGGAACCGCTCGTGGCGAAACTGGTTGCGGACGGGACGCTCGCCGAACTCGCGCTCCCGTCGAACCGCCGGGTACTGGTCCACGCCGAGCGCGTCTGCGAACTGGAAACGCGCATCCTGGACGTCCTCTCGGTGCTGCACGCCGAGAACCCGCTGATGACGACACACGACCGCCAGAAGGCCCTCGCCCGGCTCGACTATGTGGGCGACGAGCAACTTCTTCAGTCGATCACGGACCGGCTCGTCCGGGGGAAGAAGGTGGTGGGCGACGCGCGGCGGATCGCCCGCGCCGACTTCAAGCCGAAGTTGAGCGCCAACCAGCGCAAGCTCAAGGACAAGGTGGTCGAAGCGCACGCGGCGGCCGGGTTCGCCCCACCGGAGCCCAAAGAGTTCGTGAACCAGGCGGCCGGCAACGCGTCGGCGCTCAAGGACATCTTCGAGGTCGCCTGTGCCGAAGGCTTCCTGGTGAAGGTGACGGACGAGATTTATCTCGCGGCGGAAGCGGAGGCGGAGATGCGGCGCCGGGTGCGCGAGCGGCTCCTAACCGGTCCCGGCGCGACGGTGGCCGAGATCCGCGACCTCCTCGGCACGACGCGCAAGTACGCCGTGCCCGTGTGCGAATACCTCGACCGCGTGGGCCTGACGCGGAGGGAGGGGGACCTGCGCGTGCTGACGGAATCACGGTCCGCAGCGACTCCATAG
- a CDS encoding ComF family protein, whose protein sequence is MRQAAAEFARNILRLLYPKPCLICDLPEGGAQEPFRHGLCSECYRSVTHDPYPACPRCAQTTGPHADTAHGCAECRGFPFGFDRVIRLGPYAGKLREAVLRTKHLPGEGLADLLGRAFAECQRPALEAAEVDLVVPVPLHWWRKWTRGYNQSEAIGRELAAGLNVPLAPRLLRRVKWTTQQVQPTRAARRENVKGAFRVSRGARLGAKTVLLVDDVMTTGSTLGEAARALRAAGADRVVVAVLARK, encoded by the coding sequence ATGCGGCAGGCGGCCGCGGAGTTCGCCCGCAACATCCTCCGGTTGCTGTACCCGAAGCCGTGTTTGATTTGCGACCTACCGGAAGGCGGCGCGCAGGAACCGTTCCGGCACGGGCTGTGCAGCGAGTGCTACCGCTCTGTCACGCACGACCCGTATCCGGCGTGCCCTCGCTGTGCGCAAACGACCGGTCCGCACGCCGACACCGCACACGGGTGTGCGGAATGCCGCGGGTTTCCCTTCGGCTTCGACCGGGTGATCCGACTCGGTCCCTACGCCGGGAAGCTCCGCGAAGCGGTCTTGCGCACAAAGCACCTGCCCGGAGAAGGACTGGCGGACCTCCTGGGCCGCGCGTTCGCCGAGTGCCAGCGGCCCGCGCTCGAAGCGGCCGAGGTCGATCTCGTTGTGCCGGTGCCGCTCCACTGGTGGCGGAAATGGACCCGCGGGTACAACCAGTCGGAAGCGATCGGCCGAGAACTCGCCGCCGGTTTGAACGTGCCGCTGGCGCCGCGGTTGCTCCGCCGCGTGAAATGGACGACACAACAGGTACAACCGACACGCGCGGCGCGGCGGGAGAACGTGAAGGGCGCGTTCCGCGTGAGCCGGGGCGCAAGACTCGGTGCGAAGACGGTACTCCTCGTAGACGACGTGATGACCACGGGCAGCACACTCGGTGAGGCCGCCCGGGCGCTCCGCGCCGCCGGGGCCGATCGGGTTGTGGTTGCGGTCCTGGCCCGCAAGTAG
- a CDS encoding DUF1573 domain-containing protein, whose protein sequence is MTRYALGIVGVLAFSGLTLAGPIDMFEEKEKDFGVSPKGTILVHYFRFTNNTKETVTLGQPRVSCGCVTPALSKNQVAPGETAAVIAYMDTRRIPNAGVTKTVIVFVPFQSPTFEEVSLKVTTVTRDDLLMSPDVLAFGSVTKGKGAKASTKVTFTSDPNWTVNKATSTGAYVTPEFKLVSRNGTIVTYDVTATLDKDCPAGNWTSDVYLETSNSAVAKLRIPVTVNVTVPVAATPEAVTFGNVKVGTPAEQKLTIQGTAPFKILEVKGADDEVTVKIDKDSALPVHTLTIAAHPKAAGGFARTVEIVTDNKERPSVIVQVTGKVIEK, encoded by the coding sequence ATGACACGGTACGCATTGGGGATTGTGGGGGTTCTGGCGTTCAGCGGGCTGACGCTGGCCGGTCCGATCGACATGTTCGAGGAGAAGGAAAAGGACTTCGGTGTCAGCCCGAAGGGCACCATCCTCGTCCACTACTTCCGCTTCACGAACAACACCAAAGAGACGGTCACACTCGGCCAGCCACGCGTCTCGTGCGGCTGCGTGACTCCGGCCCTCTCGAAGAACCAGGTCGCTCCGGGGGAGACGGCCGCCGTGATCGCGTACATGGACACCCGCCGCATCCCGAACGCCGGGGTCACGAAAACGGTGATCGTGTTCGTGCCGTTCCAGAGCCCGACGTTCGAAGAGGTGTCGCTGAAGGTGACGACCGTCACCCGCGACGACCTGCTCATGTCGCCGGACGTGCTCGCCTTCGGCTCCGTGACCAAGGGCAAGGGCGCGAAGGCGAGCACGAAGGTGACCTTCACGAGCGACCCCAACTGGACGGTCAACAAGGCCACCAGCACGGGCGCCTATGTGACCCCCGAGTTCAAGCTCGTGTCCCGGAACGGCACGATCGTCACCTACGATGTGACCGCCACCCTGGACAAGGACTGCCCGGCCGGGAACTGGACCTCCGACGTGTACCTGGAAACGTCCAACTCTGCCGTCGCCAAACTCCGCATCCCGGTGACGGTGAACGTGACCGTTCCGGTCGCCGCGACCCCGGAAGCCGTGACCTTCGGTAACGTCAAGGTCGGAACCCCGGCGGAGCAAAAGCTGACGATCCAAGGCACGGCCCCGTTCAAGATCCTCGAAGTGAAGGGCGCCGACGACGAGGTGACGGTGAAGATCGATAAGGACTCGGCCCTGCCGGTCCACACGCTCACCATTGCGGCCCACCCGAAAGCGGCCGGCGGGTTCGCCCGTACGGTCGAGATCGTGACGGACAATAAGGAGCGGCCGTCGGTGATCGTACAGGTGACCGGCAAAGTGATCGAGAAGTGA
- a CDS encoding YncE family protein, whose translation MGIPITCGGCRAAFEVPDHLAGKTIRCTSCKAEMIVPDSLDLVEDAAHGSPLLIDDEELERVKTSPNSKSAPSKPATKPEFKKAPAKPANPPAVVEVDEDDEDDEDEKPRSKSTKPGVKAAAAKATTKKRRDDDDDDDDEKPTLKKKKKNTSSGPSGAVIAIIAVGVLGIVGIAAGGIYYATSGSKKDDSAKKKDDSTPTTPSGPSAGPGGPDGAPGKGGRRPPSADGNTPPGPGGVTPPGPGAPVGATPPGPGAPSMGPGSSGSGPGKPPGALPVTPIPTGPGSSAGPGRPPGPGMPPGVPGKPPRPSSGNPPGAGGGAQNPNVFGNGANPFSKFDEQELGKPGDWAAHTGDGFIAEFRGTPETISEDMTIALLGKVPLKLVGISHKDKTGYCVFSVQFPVALDQAPGGAEGALSGFFKGFNQEDKVKLGQLQDVVIDTYPGKETTFEDTTGIKGTVRVVLAKNRLIACLGAGRTDADQADIKRFINSLKITYKGDDQLTGFQPPPGGGAPGGIGQPPGGFQQPTPANTDGNWKTRVDSFYTGSFDTEKKEFFTVEYREGAGGKVQGLLQRYSYPHFGPVGKYKLSHLGFRSALDPQRELLYVAQATNPGQALSEAGIHFDRGWGVGDIAVYDLKALRDGKSADGKPIETGGDFRPVATITIRHTIHGLEIAPDGKHLYVLTTSGTAPKRVSALLQIDTETRKESKKYELQDQAQARDLITSGDGKSLIITEVNVNNDKTKTFSNVVQFDPVSWTRIRSTKIREGTVTSVASLANGGLLASVQVPDQPGTGMGGGPGVPGGAPGFPGSAPGIPGGAPGIPGGGPGIPGGGRPPGMGGPGMGRPGGGRPGGTPQEPAHQFQLTLIDNDGNTKDLDLGAGAHLANGGYTRFDLADKKLFVSSWHGSGFDVYDVSDAATGAVKLKTAIRTAKKIDVRGHFVVSPDGKFLVFNNGLVIDAENVGGSLGAASGGPGFPGGGRPGGAFPPGGMGPGGRPPGMPAPPGGFPGGGNGVLPGGVAPPGGPGGAVPPGGAVPPGGVVPPRPPGKPNRPDAPPGAPGAPAPGMKD comes from the coding sequence GACGATGAGGACGAAAAGCCGAGGTCGAAGTCGACCAAGCCCGGTGTGAAAGCCGCTGCGGCCAAAGCCACGACGAAGAAGCGCCGCGATGATGACGATGATGACGACGACGAAAAGCCGACCCTCAAGAAGAAGAAAAAGAACACGAGCAGTGGTCCGTCCGGCGCCGTCATCGCGATCATCGCGGTCGGGGTGCTCGGTATCGTGGGCATCGCTGCCGGTGGCATTTACTACGCGACCTCCGGCAGCAAGAAGGACGATTCGGCCAAGAAAAAGGACGATTCCACACCCACTACCCCGAGTGGTCCTTCTGCCGGCCCCGGTGGTCCCGACGGTGCTCCCGGTAAGGGCGGGCGGCGGCCCCCGAGCGCGGACGGCAACACGCCCCCCGGCCCTGGCGGAGTGACGCCTCCCGGTCCCGGCGCACCAGTCGGCGCGACCCCACCCGGCCCCGGTGCCCCTTCGATGGGACCGGGTTCGTCGGGTTCGGGGCCCGGGAAGCCTCCCGGCGCCCTCCCGGTCACACCCATACCAACGGGGCCGGGTTCATCTGCCGGTCCGGGGCGGCCTCCCGGGCCGGGGATGCCGCCCGGTGTCCCTGGCAAGCCGCCACGTCCCAGCAGCGGTAACCCGCCGGGCGCTGGCGGAGGGGCGCAAAACCCGAACGTGTTCGGGAACGGTGCGAACCCGTTCTCCAAGTTCGACGAACAGGAACTCGGCAAACCGGGCGACTGGGCGGCCCACACCGGTGACGGCTTCATAGCGGAGTTCCGCGGAACCCCCGAAACCATTTCCGAAGACATGACGATCGCCCTACTCGGAAAAGTGCCCCTCAAATTGGTCGGGATCAGCCACAAGGACAAGACGGGCTATTGTGTCTTCTCGGTACAATTCCCTGTCGCGCTGGATCAGGCCCCCGGGGGCGCCGAAGGTGCGTTGAGCGGCTTCTTCAAAGGCTTTAATCAAGAGGACAAAGTCAAGCTCGGACAATTGCAGGATGTGGTTATCGACACCTATCCGGGTAAGGAAACGACTTTCGAAGACACAACAGGCATAAAAGGGACAGTGCGCGTTGTGTTAGCCAAGAACCGACTCATCGCCTGTCTCGGTGCGGGGAGAACGGACGCCGACCAAGCCGACATCAAGCGGTTCATCAACTCGCTCAAAATCACGTATAAGGGTGACGACCAACTGACCGGTTTTCAGCCGCCGCCGGGCGGCGGAGCGCCGGGCGGGATCGGGCAGCCACCGGGCGGCTTCCAGCAGCCCACGCCCGCCAACACGGACGGCAACTGGAAGACCCGCGTTGATAGCTTCTACACGGGGAGCTTCGACACGGAGAAGAAGGAGTTCTTCACGGTCGAATATCGCGAGGGAGCGGGCGGCAAGGTCCAGGGGCTGTTGCAGCGCTACAGCTACCCCCATTTCGGCCCCGTCGGCAAATACAAGCTCTCGCACCTCGGGTTCCGCTCCGCGCTGGACCCCCAACGCGAGCTGCTGTACGTCGCGCAGGCGACCAACCCGGGCCAGGCCCTGTCCGAAGCCGGCATCCATTTCGACCGCGGTTGGGGCGTGGGTGACATCGCCGTTTACGATCTGAAGGCGCTGCGCGACGGCAAGAGCGCCGACGGCAAGCCGATCGAAACGGGTGGCGATTTCCGGCCGGTCGCGACGATCACCATCCGGCACACCATTCACGGGCTCGAGATCGCGCCCGATGGCAAACACCTCTACGTCCTCACCACCAGCGGGACGGCGCCCAAGCGGGTCTCCGCGCTGCTCCAGATCGACACCGAGACGCGCAAGGAGTCCAAAAAGTACGAGCTGCAAGATCAGGCTCAAGCCCGGGATCTCATCACGTCCGGCGACGGCAAATCGCTGATCATTACGGAAGTCAATGTCAATAACGACAAGACGAAAACGTTCTCGAATGTCGTTCAATTTGACCCGGTGAGCTGGACGCGCATCCGATCCACGAAGATCCGCGAGGGGACCGTGACCAGTGTCGCCTCGCTGGCGAACGGCGGGTTGTTGGCGTCCGTTCAGGTGCCGGATCAACCGGGCACTGGGATGGGCGGCGGCCCCGGGGTACCGGGTGGCGCACCCGGCTTTCCCGGTAGCGCTCCCGGTATCCCCGGAGGCGCCCCCGGCATCCCCGGCGGAGGCCCCGGCATCCCTGGAGGGGGTCGGCCTCCGGGCATGGGAGGACCGGGCATGGGCCGCCCGGGAGGCGGGCGCCCGGGCGGAACGCCCCAAGAACCGGCCCACCAGTTCCAGCTCACGCTGATTGACAACGATGGGAACACCAAGGATCTCGATTTGGGCGCCGGGGCGCACCTGGCGAACGGCGGGTACACCCGTTTCGATCTCGCGGACAAAAAGCTGTTCGTCTCCTCCTGGCACGGGTCCGGGTTCGATGTGTATGACGTGTCGGACGCTGCAACCGGGGCCGTCAAACTCAAGACGGCCATCCGAACGGCCAAGAAGATCGATGTCCGGGGCCACTTCGTCGTGTCCCCGGACGGCAAGTTCCTCGTGTTCAACAACGGCCTCGTGATCGATGCCGAAAATGTGGGCGGCTCGTTGGGTGCCGCGAGTGGCGGTCCCGGCTTCCCGGGTGGGGGCCGGCCGGGTGGAGCTTTCCCGCCGGGCGGAATGGGGCCGGGCGGTCGCCCACCGGGCATGCCAGCTCCTCCGGGCGGGTTCCCCGGTGGCGGGAACGGAGTTCTGCCGGGCGGCGTCGCTCCCCCCGGTGGCCCGGGTGGGGCCGTACCACCGGGCGGTGCTGTCCCCCCCGGTGGCGTGGTACCCCCTCGGCCACCCGGTAAACCGAATCGGCCGGACGCTCCGCCCGGAGCACCCGGAGCACCCGCACCGGGTATGAAAGATTGA